Proteins encoded within one genomic window of Sinorhizobium sp. B11:
- a CDS encoding PAS domain-containing protein, producing MSDPHSSHISGDLPAAPSRQGFTDRLALSAFAFRRARVPMVVADAIQDDFPLVLANDAFLELTGYASEEVLGRNCRFLQGEGTARAAVAAIRDAITAEREATVEILNYKKDGTPFWNELHLSPLRDEQGQLAFVFASQVDVTNYRRVQAFEEAERRLLLEIDHRTKNVLAIVDSIVRLSKADDVKVYSTAVQRRIQALSRIHMLLADNGWKRVPLADIVRTQTEVFGAEKIEVLGPAVMVAAASVQPLGLAIHELAVNAAVHGSLALERGALRVSWNCVGEGISLVWKEEGRPVPSTRLGRGFGNILLAAVIENQLGGKIRRQWSPDGLRLTIELPSLERIAGSLRRLP from the coding sequence GTGTCCGATCCGCATTCGTCCCACATCAGCGGCGACCTTCCCGCCGCCCCGTCCCGACAGGGCTTCACCGACAGGCTGGCACTGTCGGCGTTCGCCTTCAGGCGCGCGCGCGTGCCGATGGTGGTTGCAGACGCCATACAGGACGATTTTCCGCTCGTTCTCGCTAATGACGCATTCCTGGAGCTTACGGGCTATGCTTCGGAGGAGGTTCTGGGACGAAACTGTCGGTTCCTCCAGGGGGAAGGAACTGCGCGCGCGGCAGTTGCCGCAATTCGCGATGCGATCACGGCCGAGAGAGAGGCCACCGTCGAAATTCTCAACTACAAAAAGGATGGGACGCCCTTCTGGAATGAGCTCCACCTGAGCCCGCTTCGCGACGAGCAAGGGCAACTGGCCTTCGTCTTCGCGTCCCAGGTTGACGTCACAAATTATCGGCGCGTGCAGGCTTTCGAAGAAGCCGAACGCCGCCTCCTGCTGGAGATCGATCACCGCACGAAAAACGTTCTAGCCATCGTCGACAGCATCGTCCGGCTATCGAAGGCCGACGATGTGAAGGTCTATTCCACGGCCGTGCAGCGACGGATACAAGCGCTTTCGCGCATTCACATGCTTCTGGCCGACAATGGTTGGAAAAGGGTGCCGCTCGCCGATATCGTACGTACGCAGACCGAAGTCTTCGGCGCGGAAAAGATCGAAGTCCTTGGCCCCGCTGTGATGGTGGCAGCGGCATCCGTCCAGCCGCTCGGGCTTGCTATTCACGAATTGGCGGTCAATGCAGCCGTTCATGGATCGCTGGCTCTCGAAAGGGGCGCGCTCCGGGTTAGTTGGAACTGCGTGGGCGAGGGCATTTCGCTGGTTTGGAAGGAAGAAGGACGACCGGTACCGTCGACGAGGTTGGGGCGAGGGTTTGGCAATATTTTACTTGCCGCTGTCATCGAAAACCAGCTCGGGGGCAAGATTAGACGGCAATGGAGCCCAGACGGACTGCGCCTGACGATTGAACTTCCGTCTTTGGAAAGGATCGCCGGCAGTCTCAGGCGTCTTCCCTGA
- a CDS encoding CsbD family protein: MGSTADKVGGKANEVAGKVRQGVGDALNDEDMQAKGLAQEAKGDAQQAKGKAKDAVKNVVDRA; this comes from the coding sequence ATGGGCAGCACAGCTGACAAGGTAGGCGGCAAGGCAAACGAAGTGGCCGGCAAGGTCCGCCAGGGCGTGGGCGACGCTTTAAACGACGAGGATATGCAGGCCAAAGGCTTGGCGCAGGAAGCAAAAGGCGATGCCCAGCAGGCCAAGGGCAAAGCCAAGGACGCTGTCAAAAACGTCGTTGACCGAGCCTGA
- a CDS encoding response regulator, which translates to MRVLIVEDESIIALELERIVADAGYRPIGPVSTVEQALAQAPRAHVALVDLGLADGSSGASLARRLIDRFHMKVVFVTASPTEVGNGLAGSVAVIAKPFTDESIRAGLAMAARQADPAH; encoded by the coding sequence ATGCGGGTTCTGATAGTTGAAGACGAGTCCATCATTGCGCTGGAGCTCGAACGCATCGTGGCCGATGCGGGATACCGTCCGATCGGCCCGGTTTCCACGGTCGAACAGGCGCTTGCACAAGCGCCGAGAGCGCATGTGGCGCTGGTCGATCTTGGCCTTGCGGACGGATCGAGCGGCGCCTCGCTTGCTCGTCGTCTGATCGATCGATTTCATATGAAGGTCGTTTTCGTAACCGCAAGTCCAACCGAGGTCGGCAACGGGTTGGCCGGATCGGTGGCGGTCATTGCCAAACCCTTTACGGACGAAAGCATCCGGGCGGGCCTTGCGATGGCTGCGCGTCAAGCCGATCCCGCTCATTGA
- a CDS encoding ABC transporter ATP-binding protein: MILTLKGVTKSYPTAEGRVDILKGIDLDVAAGEAVALTGESGSGKSTLLHLAGGLDRPDAGLITMNGEDIGVFGDADRANYRRTGVGLVFQQFNLIPSLSVSANISFHARLAGRHDRAWEEQLISALGLQDFMARYPEQLSGGQQQRVAIGRTLAARPPLILADEPTGNLDEETGDRVLELMLALARSAGLALLFVTHSTRLADRLDRKVVLRGGRIVS; this comes from the coding sequence ATGATCCTAACGCTGAAGGGCGTCACAAAGTCCTACCCGACCGCCGAAGGGCGGGTCGATATCCTCAAGGGGATCGACCTTGACGTTGCAGCCGGAGAGGCGGTCGCGCTGACCGGGGAGTCTGGCAGCGGCAAGAGCACGCTTCTGCACCTTGCCGGCGGACTCGACCGGCCCGATGCCGGTCTTATCACCATGAACGGCGAAGATATCGGCGTCTTCGGCGATGCTGACAGGGCGAACTACCGTCGAACCGGGGTCGGCCTCGTGTTTCAGCAGTTCAACCTCATTCCGTCGCTCAGCGTATCGGCCAATATTTCCTTCCACGCCAGACTCGCCGGCCGCCATGATCGTGCCTGGGAGGAGCAGCTCATTTCCGCACTGGGGCTCCAAGACTTCATGGCGCGTTACCCCGAACAACTGTCTGGAGGCCAGCAGCAGCGCGTCGCCATCGGCCGGACGCTTGCCGCTAGGCCGCCCCTGATCCTGGCGGACGAACCGACCGGCAATCTCGATGAAGAAACCGGCGATCGTGTTCTCGAGCTGATGCTGGCGCTGGCTCGATCCGCCGGCTTGGCGCTGCTCTTCGTCACGCACTCGACGAGGCTGGCCGATCGCCTCGACCGGAAGGTCGTTCTGCGCGGTGGAAGGATCGTATCATGA
- the coxB gene encoding cytochrome c oxidase subunit II yields MKQAAIVSCVLLAGLLSGCTGAQSALDPRGPAATDLLHIILVFVFVCTSVFFLVMGALVWSLLRKPSREDSEGAQERQISVVVTVAILSTAAIIVLLTVVSFTSDRFPEYKEASSAAILVRGEQWWWRFDYDGDDSSLGFQTANELHIPVGQDVRLRLQATDVIHSFWVPSLAGKQDLVPGRDNTITLHAERSGIYRGQCAEFCGLQHAHMALEVVAQEPEAYRQWLDSQRRSAVVSEDAAIVAGRDVFMRKPCAACHTIRGTEAKGTSGPDLTHVASRRMLAAGVLQNSAGSLAAWIADPQTIKPGNNMPLVPMTSEELRQVTAFLETLR; encoded by the coding sequence ATGAAACAGGCAGCGATCGTATCGTGTGTCCTTCTTGCGGGGTTGCTGTCAGGATGCACCGGAGCGCAGTCGGCGCTCGATCCAAGGGGGCCGGCGGCCACCGACCTCCTCCACATCATCCTCGTCTTCGTCTTTGTCTGCACGAGCGTCTTTTTCCTCGTCATGGGGGCGCTGGTCTGGTCGCTTCTGCGCAAGCCAAGCCGGGAGGACAGCGAGGGCGCGCAGGAGCGGCAGATCTCGGTGGTCGTGACGGTGGCCATCCTTTCGACCGCGGCAATTATCGTCCTGCTGACGGTGGTAAGCTTCACGTCCGACCGGTTCCCGGAATATAAAGAGGCATCCTCCGCTGCCATCCTCGTGCGTGGCGAGCAATGGTGGTGGCGTTTCGACTATGACGGCGACGATAGTTCGCTGGGATTTCAGACGGCAAACGAACTGCACATTCCCGTCGGCCAGGATGTGCGCCTGCGCTTGCAGGCCACCGACGTCATCCACTCCTTCTGGGTTCCGTCGCTTGCCGGCAAGCAGGACCTTGTGCCCGGCCGCGACAATACGATTACGCTCCATGCTGAAAGGTCTGGCATCTACCGGGGCCAATGCGCCGAATTCTGCGGCCTCCAGCACGCCCACATGGCGCTCGAAGTTGTCGCGCAGGAACCGGAGGCTTATCGTCAATGGCTTGACAGCCAGCGCCGGAGCGCTGTCGTGTCGGAGGACGCCGCCATCGTTGCCGGGCGCGACGTCTTCATGCGCAAGCCGTGCGCCGCCTGCCATACGATCCGTGGTACCGAGGCAAAGGGCACATCGGGTCCCGATCTGACCCATGTCGCCTCCAGGCGCATGCTTGCGGCCGGCGTGTTGCAAAATAGCGCCGGCTCGCTTGCCGCCTGGATTGCCGACCCGCAGACGATCAAGCCCGGCAACAACATGCCGCTGGTCCCCATGACGAGCGAGGAACTTCGACAGGTGACGGCTTTCCTGGAGACATTGCGATGA
- a CDS encoding FdhF/YdeP family oxidoreductase → MSVRQDDEPLLGPHDRTAGGWGSARALTEILVREHVVTSGMSLLSHHNKPDGYMCASCAWAKPAKPRALEFCESGAKATAWEATSRRADQKFFASTTLHELEAWSDYDLEERGRLTQPMRWNAETDRYEPIAWEAAFVEIGAELQALLPDEVDFYTSGRASLETAYMYQLLARLYGTNNLPDSSNMCHESTSVGLPTSIGATVGTADLTDFQNCDCIFYIAQNVATSSPRMLHDLQEAVERGVKIVTFNPLPEPGLENFINPQDPAQMLTGHKTPISSHYYQLRNGGDVAALFGVCKALVEADDALKQSKTSRISGTDAIPKDPDNAADVAFAASMAAADKKHVLDHVFIDDHTAGFEEFAQACRRHDWSALEHVSGLSQAQMREAAEIYANAKAVLIIYGMGLTQQVMGVENVQMVANLALLRGNIGKPGANICAVRGHSNVQGQRTVGITEKPGLVPLDKLSQLYQFEPPRSEGRSTIDTCKAIIEGKARAFIGLGGNFLRAVPDTEAVEAAWRKLRLTVQIATKLNRSHVIHGEVAYLLPCLGRTEVDEQQSGPQAVSTESSTAHFHGSRGRARPASPDLLSEPAIIAGIAKASLRRGNVDWDGWVGDYSRIRDAIEQTYPETFKDFNLKMFQPGGITRSVPARERKWTTPNGKANFITPQRLFPELELTPGSEETFNLLTLRSNDQFNTTIYGFIDRYRGIKGTRRVVFVNEADMRRLGFAAGDLVDLTTAVDGKRLRRVEGFSLVPYQIPSGSCAAYYPEANPLFPLDHHDPKAKTPSYKLLPVRMTASAGQRQTR, encoded by the coding sequence ATGTCGGTACGCCAGGACGATGAACCGCTTTTGGGACCGCACGACCGAACGGCCGGAGGATGGGGCTCGGCACGCGCGCTTACTGAAATTCTGGTGCGCGAACATGTCGTAACCTCCGGCATGTCGCTGCTGTCGCACCACAACAAGCCTGACGGCTACATGTGCGCAAGCTGCGCCTGGGCAAAGCCCGCCAAGCCGCGCGCATTGGAATTTTGCGAAAGCGGCGCCAAGGCCACCGCCTGGGAGGCGACGAGCAGGCGCGCCGATCAAAAATTCTTCGCCTCGACCACTCTTCATGAGCTCGAGGCCTGGAGCGACTATGATCTGGAAGAGCGCGGCCGGCTGACGCAGCCGATGCGCTGGAACGCCGAGACCGATCGCTATGAGCCCATTGCCTGGGAGGCGGCCTTCGTCGAAATCGGTGCCGAGCTTCAGGCGCTTTTGCCTGACGAAGTGGACTTCTATACGTCCGGGCGAGCCTCGCTGGAGACGGCCTACATGTACCAGCTGCTGGCAAGGCTTTACGGCACCAACAACCTGCCCGATTCCTCCAACATGTGCCACGAAAGCACGTCCGTCGGCCTGCCGACGAGCATCGGAGCAACCGTCGGGACCGCGGATCTCACCGATTTCCAGAATTGCGACTGTATCTTCTATATCGCCCAGAACGTCGCCACATCGTCGCCGAGAATGCTGCATGACCTGCAGGAGGCGGTCGAAAGGGGCGTGAAGATCGTCACCTTCAACCCGCTGCCAGAACCGGGGCTGGAAAATTTCATCAACCCGCAGGACCCGGCGCAGATGTTGACCGGGCACAAGACGCCGATTTCCTCTCACTACTATCAGCTGCGCAATGGCGGGGACGTCGCCGCGCTTTTCGGCGTCTGCAAGGCTCTCGTCGAGGCCGATGACGCATTGAAGCAATCGAAGACAAGCCGGATCAGCGGCACAGACGCTATTCCCAAGGATCCGGACAATGCCGCCGACGTCGCCTTCGCCGCCTCGATGGCCGCCGCCGACAAGAAGCATGTTCTCGATCATGTTTTCATCGACGACCACACGGCGGGCTTTGAGGAATTCGCCCAAGCCTGTCGACGTCACGACTGGAGCGCGCTCGAACATGTGTCCGGCCTCAGCCAGGCCCAGATGCGGGAAGCCGCAGAGATCTATGCCAATGCCAAGGCCGTCCTCATCATCTACGGCATGGGCCTGACCCAGCAGGTCATGGGGGTCGAGAATGTGCAGATGGTTGCCAATCTCGCGCTTCTTCGCGGCAATATCGGCAAGCCTGGCGCCAATATCTGTGCTGTGCGCGGCCATTCCAACGTGCAGGGCCAACGCACTGTGGGGATCACCGAAAAACCAGGGCTCGTGCCGCTCGACAAGCTGTCACAGCTCTATCAGTTCGAGCCGCCACGTTCGGAGGGGCGATCGACGATCGACACCTGCAAGGCGATCATCGAGGGCAAGGCACGTGCCTTTATCGGCCTTGGCGGCAACTTCCTGCGCGCCGTCCCCGATACCGAAGCCGTCGAAGCGGCCTGGAGAAAGCTTCGCCTGACCGTTCAGATCGCCACCAAGCTCAATCGCAGCCATGTGATCCACGGCGAGGTCGCCTATCTCCTGCCCTGTCTTGGGCGTACCGAGGTGGATGAACAGCAGTCCGGGCCGCAAGCCGTGTCGACGGAAAGCTCCACGGCCCACTTTCACGGTTCACGTGGTCGTGCCAGGCCGGCAAGTCCAGACCTCCTGTCCGAGCCCGCAATCATTGCGGGCATCGCCAAGGCAAGCCTGCGCAGGGGCAACGTCGACTGGGATGGCTGGGTCGGCGACTACTCGCGCATTCGCGACGCCATCGAGCAGACCTATCCGGAAACCTTCAAGGACTTCAATCTGAAGATGTTCCAGCCGGGCGGCATCACACGATCGGTTCCGGCGCGCGAACGTAAATGGACGACGCCGAACGGCAAGGCAAACTTCATCACACCGCAGCGGCTTTTTCCGGAGCTTGAGCTGACGCCAGGCAGTGAGGAGACGTTCAATCTACTGACATTGCGATCGAACGACCAGTTCAACACGACGATTTACGGCTTTATCGACCGCTACAGGGGCATCAAGGGCACGCGGCGCGTGGTCTTCGTCAACGAAGCCGACATGCGGCGTCTCGGCTTTGCCGCCGGCGACCTCGTCGACCTGACGACTGCCGTCGATGGAAAGCGGCTGCGCCGCGTCGAGGGCTTTTCCCTGGTTCCCTATCAGATCCCGTCCGGTTCCTGCGCTGCCTATTATCCGGAGGCCAATCCGCTGTTTCCGCTGGACCATCACGATCCCAAGGCCAAGACCCCGTCCTATAAGCTGTTGCCAGTTCGGATGACCGCTTCGGCGGGACAACGCCAGACGAGATGA
- a CDS encoding DUF4142 domain-containing protein yields MKILFASTLIIISAIPVMAADEAATEQAADFATKAALSNQFDIEAAKIEIAKGKATDARQFAQDMLVDHGKAGPLLAEAAKKDGIALPSELDSEHRQKIEALQSADPENLDQAYLSTQVTAHQQAVELFDRFSKDGPDGELKKTASKILPDLHMHLTRVEAIASK; encoded by the coding sequence ATGAAGATCTTATTCGCTTCGACACTGATCATCATCTCGGCTATCCCGGTAATGGCTGCCGACGAGGCAGCGACCGAGCAAGCCGCCGATTTCGCCACGAAGGCTGCGCTTTCGAACCAGTTCGACATCGAAGCTGCCAAGATCGAGATCGCCAAAGGCAAGGCCACCGACGCCAGGCAGTTCGCTCAGGACATGCTGGTGGATCATGGCAAAGCCGGGCCATTGTTAGCCGAGGCAGCTAAAAAGGACGGCATTGCGCTACCGTCGGAACTCGATAGCGAACATCGCCAGAAAATCGAAGCTCTGCAAAGTGCCGATCCGGAGAACCTGGATCAGGCCTATCTGTCGACACAGGTCACGGCCCACCAGCAGGCGGTAGAACTCTTCGATCGCTTCTCAAAAGACGGGCCGGATGGCGAGCTCAAGAAAACCGCGAGCAAGATCTTGCCAGACCTTCACATGCATCTGACGCGCGTTGAGGCTATTGCCTCGAAATAG
- a CDS encoding cytochrome c encodes MVTRRWLLLTFCLLGAACAGAMLGWMRQPRQYRAPPPVSASLNDVRLMANGIGGTPPDVYFAIGMPYENTAYDLSQGKRLYTWFGCPACHGDGRGLSGPSFLDGWWSYGPEIETLVASIRDGRPHGMPAFANRMTIDEIWQLAGYLRTVGAYQAKYTAPARNDEKNSRPAENRAPAAGLFQEGPVGMRRLDRRQ; translated from the coding sequence ATGGTTACTCGGCGCTGGCTGCTGTTGACATTCTGCCTTCTCGGCGCGGCTTGTGCCGGCGCGATGCTCGGCTGGATGCGGCAACCACGTCAGTATCGGGCGCCGCCCCCTGTCTCTGCATCCTTGAATGATGTCCGGCTAATGGCAAATGGTATTGGCGGCACGCCCCCCGATGTCTATTTTGCAATCGGAATGCCCTATGAGAACACTGCCTATGATCTCAGCCAGGGCAAGCGGCTTTATACCTGGTTCGGCTGCCCGGCCTGCCACGGCGACGGCCGCGGGCTCAGCGGACCGTCCTTTCTCGACGGATGGTGGTCCTACGGACCAGAGATCGAAACACTGGTAGCGTCCATACGCGATGGTCGCCCGCATGGCATGCCGGCGTTCGCAAATCGCATGACCATCGACGAGATCTGGCAGCTTGCCGGTTATCTCAGAACGGTTGGAGCATATCAGGCAAAATATACCGCGCCGGCCCGCAACGACGAGAAGAACAGCAGGCCGGCCGAAAACAGGGCGCCCGCGGCGGGTTTGTTCCAAGAGGGACCAGTCGGCATGCGGCGACTGGATCGTCGACAATGA
- a CDS encoding iron ABC transporter permease, with product MNARSYAILLVVLGAGWPPPAAWPQGFAGLGSDARGFSVPQRGHQLSFPADHGPHPDYRIEWWYVTANLQGEDGKQYGAQWTLFRSALAPVEREGFADPQVWIGHAAVTANKGQFVAEKFARGGVGQAGVTPAPFRAWIDDWQMKDTKSAPDADLLSTLSLSAAGYGFSFSLGLKTEKALVLQGDHGYSVKSGEGQASYYYSQPFFDVDGDITIAGSKINVTGKAWLDREWSSQPLSANQTGWDWFSLHLDSGEKVMAFRLRDGKAGFMSATWISPDGQPEPLPAGAIRLDPIRQAFVQGRQVPVAWRVRVAEKGLDVLTEPLNDQSWMATSTPYWEGPITVKGSRSGRGYLEMTGY from the coding sequence ATGAACGCTAGAAGCTATGCCATTCTTCTTGTCGTATTGGGGGCGGGATGGCCGCCGCCGGCCGCGTGGCCGCAGGGATTTGCAGGTCTTGGATCCGACGCTCGCGGCTTTTCGGTCCCTCAGCGTGGCCACCAGCTAAGCTTTCCAGCCGACCATGGCCCGCATCCGGACTACCGGATCGAATGGTGGTACGTGACAGCCAATCTGCAGGGCGAGGATGGGAAACAGTATGGCGCGCAATGGACCCTGTTTCGCTCGGCGCTCGCCCCGGTCGAGCGGGAAGGCTTTGCTGACCCGCAAGTCTGGATCGGCCATGCCGCGGTGACCGCGAACAAGGGCCAATTCGTTGCCGAAAAATTTGCCCGTGGTGGTGTCGGACAGGCGGGTGTGACGCCCGCACCATTTCGAGCATGGATCGACGATTGGCAGATGAAAGACACCAAGTCAGCGCCCGACGCCGATTTGCTGAGCACACTTTCGCTGAGCGCGGCCGGATACGGCTTCAGCTTCAGCTTAGGCCTTAAGACGGAAAAGGCCCTGGTCCTCCAGGGCGATCACGGATATTCGGTCAAATCTGGTGAAGGTCAGGCAAGCTACTATTACTCACAGCCTTTCTTCGATGTCGATGGCGACATTACGATTGCGGGCTCCAAGATCAACGTGACGGGCAAAGCCTGGCTGGACAGGGAATGGTCATCGCAGCCGCTTTCCGCCAACCAAACAGGCTGGGACTGGTTTTCGCTGCACCTCGACAGCGGCGAGAAGGTCATGGCCTTCCGTTTGCGCGACGGGAAAGCAGGCTTCATGTCCGCGACGTGGATTTCGCCCGACGGCCAACCTGAACCGCTGCCGGCAGGCGCGATCAGATTGGATCCGATACGCCAGGCCTTTGTCCAAGGCCGGCAGGTACCGGTTGCCTGGCGCGTTCGTGTCGCCGAAAAAGGCCTCGATGTCCTGACTGAACCACTTAACGACCAGTCGTGGATGGCGACGTCGACTCCCTATTGGGAAGGTCCGATCACCGTGAAGGGCTCACGATCGGGCAGAGGGTACCTGGAAATGACAGGCTATTAA
- a CDS encoding ABC transporter permease, whose translation MMLWGILALLSHWRRRPIQFLTLILGIALATALWSGVQAINAEARASYARAAAMLEQDGLSQLVSTRGDGISIATYGRLRQAGWDVSPVIEGMATLGKVRLRLIGIDTLTMPQTGLASSIVGKPDLSAFLSGERLVVSPATAERLRGETEMMVKIADQVPEGAAFLDISAADTLLRARGAISRLVIAPDQKPDLAPLAALAPDLSIRQREQADVARLTDSFHLNLTAFGFLSFTVGLFIVYSATGLAFEERRGTFRTLRSLGISLRALTVMLLLELAAFALVSGLIGVVFGYFIASALMPGVAATLRGLYGASVTGSLSLRPEWWLAGMAIALGGTAISSAQSLWRVWRLPVLAAARPRAWARASSTGQMYQAGAAAILLTSAFLLAWTGSGLLSGFAVLGCLLLAAALIFPPLLALALAFAQAQARGALSEWFWADTRQQLPGLSLALMALLLALSANIGVGTMVASFRLTFIGWLDERLAAELYVTAGNEDEARRLREWLASRSTAVLPIWSVEGMVAGEEMQIFGVADDPTYRDHWPLIAAASDTWDKVAGGQGAIVNEQMWRRGMAAIGQTLALPGGWHVPVVGIYSDYGNPKGQVIVGLDALVDHYPQVAKLRYGIRVPPDRAVNLKRQLVDEFGLPPDAVVDQATLKQQSRAIFEQTFKVTGALNVLTLAVAGFAMFSSLLTLSAIRLPQLAPVWALGLRRRDLARYEILRTLALWLTTFVAAIPVGLALAWVLLAIVNVQAFGWRLPMSVFPLDWAWLGATALFAALVSVVVPVRRLALIDPADLLRIFTNER comes from the coding sequence ATGATGCTCTGGGGCATCCTGGCGCTTCTGTCGCATTGGCGACGCAGACCGATCCAGTTTCTAACCCTCATCTTGGGCATCGCATTGGCGACCGCGCTCTGGTCGGGCGTTCAGGCAATCAACGCCGAGGCCCGCGCAAGTTATGCCCGCGCTGCCGCGATGCTGGAGCAGGATGGGCTGTCGCAGCTCGTTTCGACGAGAGGTGACGGAATTTCCATTGCCACCTATGGCCGACTGCGACAGGCAGGCTGGGACGTGTCGCCGGTCATCGAGGGAATGGCGACGCTCGGCAAGGTGCGCCTGCGGCTTATCGGCATCGATACCCTGACGATGCCGCAGACCGGCTTGGCGTCCTCGATCGTCGGCAAACCCGATCTGTCCGCATTTTTGTCAGGCGAGCGGCTGGTCGTCTCGCCAGCCACCGCCGAGAGGCTGCGGGGCGAGACCGAAATGATGGTCAAGATCGCAGATCAGGTTCCGGAGGGAGCGGCTTTTCTGGATATCTCGGCAGCCGACACATTGCTTCGTGCGCGAGGCGCCATCAGCCGCCTGGTGATCGCGCCCGATCAAAAACCCGATCTGGCGCCGCTTGCCGCACTCGCTCCCGATCTCAGCATTCGCCAGAGAGAACAGGCAGATGTGGCGCGGCTGACCGACAGCTTTCATCTGAACCTGACAGCCTTCGGTTTCCTGTCCTTCACCGTCGGGCTATTTATCGTCTATTCGGCAACGGGCCTGGCCTTCGAAGAGAGGCGGGGAACATTTCGCACGCTGCGCTCGCTTGGCATTTCGCTTCGCGCGCTGACCGTCATGCTCTTGCTCGAGCTCGCAGCTTTCGCGTTGGTATCTGGCCTGATCGGTGTCGTCTTCGGCTACTTCATCGCCTCTGCCTTGATGCCGGGCGTAGCCGCGACACTGCGAGGTCTTTACGGCGCCTCGGTCACTGGCTCGCTTTCGCTGCGCCCGGAATGGTGGCTTGCCGGAATGGCGATCGCGCTGGGAGGCACCGCCATCTCGTCGGCCCAGAGCCTGTGGCGTGTCTGGAGGCTCCCCGTCCTGGCTGCCGCCCGACCGCGAGCCTGGGCGCGCGCTTCCTCGACCGGACAGATGTACCAGGCTGGGGCCGCGGCTATTCTTCTGACCTCGGCATTCCTTCTTGCATGGACGGGCTCGGGATTGCTAAGCGGATTTGCCGTCCTCGGCTGCCTGCTTCTCGCTGCGGCTCTCATTTTTCCCCCGCTTCTGGCCCTTGCGCTCGCTTTCGCGCAGGCACAAGCGCGCGGTGCGCTCAGTGAGTGGTTTTGGGCAGATACGCGCCAGCAACTACCCGGATTGTCGCTTGCCTTGATGGCGCTGCTTCTGGCTCTCTCCGCCAATATCGGCGTCGGCACGATGGTCGCTAGCTTTCGGCTCACCTTCATCGGGTGGCTGGACGAAAGGCTTGCCGCCGAACTCTACGTGACAGCCGGCAACGAGGATGAAGCCAGGCGGCTGCGCGAGTGGCTAGCGTCCCGATCCACCGCCGTGTTGCCGATCTGGAGCGTCGAGGGAATGGTTGCGGGCGAGGAGATGCAGATTTTCGGCGTCGCGGACGATCCAACTTACAGGGACCACTGGCCGCTCATCGCCGCGGCCAGTGACACCTGGGATAAGGTTGCAGGCGGGCAGGGCGCGATCGTCAATGAACAGATGTGGCGGCGCGGAATGGCGGCGATCGGACAGACCCTTGCCTTGCCCGGCGGATGGCATGTCCCCGTCGTCGGGATCTATTCCGACTACGGCAATCCGAAAGGGCAGGTAATCGTCGGTCTAGATGCTCTGGTCGATCATTATCCGCAGGTGGCGAAACTTCGCTACGGGATCCGCGTGCCGCCTGACAGGGCGGTCAATCTGAAGCGCCAGCTTGTCGATGAATTCGGCCTGCCACCCGACGCGGTCGTTGACCAGGCAACCCTCAAGCAGCAGTCGAGAGCAATTTTCGAACAGACCTTCAAGGTGACCGGCGCGCTAAACGTACTGACACTTGCCGTGGCAGGCTTTGCGATGTTCTCAAGCCTATTGACGCTCTCCGCCATTCGGCTGCCGCAGCTGGCGCCGGTATGGGCGCTTGGTTTGCGTCGGCGCGATCTCGCCCGATATGAAATTCTCAGAACGCTTGCGCTTTGGCTGACGACCTTCGTCGCTGCCATTCCGGTCGGTCTTGCGCTGGCGTGGGTTTTGCTTGCAATCGTTAACGTCCAAGCCTTTGGCTGGCGGCTTCCCATGTCAGTCTTTCCGCTCGACTGGGCCTGGCTCGGCGCCACTGCGCTGTTTGCCGCGCTGGTCTCCGTCGTGGTGCCCGTGCGTCGGCTGGCCTTGATCGATCCGGCCGACCTGTTGAGGATATTCACCAATGAACGCTAG